One window of Chryseobacterium sp. 7 genomic DNA carries:
- a CDS encoding NAD(P)H-dependent glycerol-3-phosphate dehydrogenase: MAKKKIISESSNPKKNKKDISVGVVGSGSFATAIVKMLVENCKVVHWCVRSEFVKGAIELRGHNPTYLTAAHFNLKSLKLTTDINELVSACDVVVLATPSIYLSDTLDKMTCDYSDKIFISAIKGIIPKVNDVVAHYLRDEFKIGFRNQAVIAGPCHAEEVAMERLSYLTIATVEDETAEKLEGIFSSDFIKVQTSKDILGNEYSAILKNIFAIGAGIASGLGYGDNFTAVFVSNAIREMETFLEAIYEAPRDVNESAYLGDLLVTAYSLFSRNRNLGNLIGKGYTVKSAIQSMNMVAEGYYAADSIYKTAKQKNLKLPIIDTVYAILYEGKNAEKQFKKLTAKLN; encoded by the coding sequence ATGGCTAAAAAGAAAATTATTTCAGAATCTTCGAATCCAAAAAAGAATAAAAAGGATATTTCTGTAGGAGTTGTAGGAAGCGGGAGTTTTGCTACCGCAATTGTAAAAATGCTTGTTGAAAACTGCAAAGTAGTACACTGGTGCGTAAGAAGTGAATTTGTAAAAGGAGCCATTGAGCTACGTGGACATAACCCAACTTATCTTACGGCTGCTCACTTTAATCTGAAAAGCTTAAAACTGACAACGGATATTAATGAATTGGTTTCTGCCTGTGATGTTGTTGTGCTGGCAACTCCATCAATCTACCTTTCCGATACATTAGATAAAATGACCTGCGATTACTCTGATAAAATATTTATCTCTGCAATCAAAGGGATTATTCCTAAAGTAAATGATGTGGTAGCTCATTATCTTCGCGATGAATTTAAAATCGGTTTCAGAAACCAGGCTGTTATTGCAGGACCTTGTCATGCTGAAGAAGTAGCAATGGAAAGACTTTCTTACCTTACGATTGCTACGGTAGAAGATGAAACTGCTGAAAAACTTGAAGGTATTTTCAGTTCAGATTTTATCAAGGTACAAACAAGTAAAGATATTTTAGGAAATGAATACAGCGCTATTCTTAAAAATATTTTTGCAATCGGAGCAGGAATAGCAAGTGGATTAGGCTATGGAGATAACTTTACAGCTGTTTTTGTTTCCAATGCGATCCGTGAAATGGAAACCTTCCTTGAAGCCATCTATGAAGCCCCAAGAGATGTGAATGAAAGTGCTTATTTGGGAGACCTTTTGGTAACTGCTTATTCACTTTTCTCAAGAAACAGAAATCTTGGAAACCTTATCGGAAAAGGATATACGGTGAAATCTGCCATTCAGTCTATGAACATGGTGGCAGAAGGATATTATGCGGCAGATTCTATTTATAAAACGGCAAAACAGAAAAATCTTAAGCTACCGATTATAGATACGGTATACGCTATTCTTTATGAAGGTAAAAATGCTGAAAAACAGTTTAAGAAACTAACGGCAAAGCTGAATTAA
- the mqo gene encoding malate dehydrogenase (quinone) has protein sequence MSQSLTSRTPKPKYDVVLIGGGIMSATLATLLHEFDPNLEIAIFERLGRFAKESTAAWNNAGTGHSAFCELNYTPEKPDGSIDITKAESIAEQFEISKQFWSYLITKGYIHEPKEFINSCAHMSLVFGEKDAEYLRKRHDKMADSVLFSGMEFSTDHEKLKEWIPLVMSKRNQSEVMAATKMDMGTDVNFGTLTRKMGRHLLEDSNVEVFLYHEVKDISPRESGKWEMKVKDRIHSHKQEVVADFVFIGAGGYALPLLDSSDIKESEGYGGFPVSGQWLVSHNQELVEKHHAKVYTQATVDAPPMSVPHLDLRIIDGKKALLFGPFAGFSTKFLREGSYLDLPESVNTKNLKSLFGAWWHNIPLTKYLIQQVAMTKSQRMQHLREFIKDAKEEDWELKVAGQRVQIIKKDEKEGGKLEFGTEVVVNKSGTIASLLGASPGASTAVYAMLNVLEKCFPEKLHGEWKGKLLEMIPSYGQKLAENPELTHKVRNYTKEKLELEY, from the coding sequence ATGTCACAATCGCTTACAAGCAGAACACCGAAACCTAAATATGACGTTGTACTGATAGGGGGCGGAATCATGAGCGCTACTTTAGCAACACTGCTTCATGAATTTGATCCAAACCTTGAAATTGCTATCTTCGAAAGACTCGGAAGGTTTGCCAAAGAAAGCACAGCTGCATGGAACAACGCCGGAACAGGGCACTCCGCTTTTTGTGAGCTAAACTATACCCCGGAAAAACCGGACGGATCTATTGATATCACCAAAGCAGAAAGCATTGCAGAACAGTTTGAAATTTCAAAACAATTCTGGTCTTACCTGATTACCAAAGGATATATTCATGAGCCAAAAGAATTTATCAATTCCTGTGCACATATGAGTTTGGTATTTGGAGAGAAAGATGCCGAATATCTTAGAAAACGTCATGATAAAATGGCAGACTCTGTCCTTTTTTCAGGAATGGAGTTTTCTACAGATCATGAAAAACTGAAAGAATGGATTCCTTTGGTAATGAGCAAAAGAAATCAGTCTGAGGTAATGGCAGCCACAAAGATGGATATGGGGACGGATGTGAACTTCGGAACTCTGACGAGAAAAATGGGAAGACATCTTCTGGAAGATTCCAATGTTGAGGTGTTCCTGTATCATGAAGTGAAAGACATCAGCCCAAGAGAGAGCGGGAAATGGGAAATGAAGGTAAAAGACAGGATCCACAGCCATAAGCAGGAAGTAGTAGCAGATTTTGTATTTATTGGAGCTGGAGGATATGCACTTCCGTTACTGGACAGTTCAGATATTAAAGAAAGTGAAGGATACGGAGGTTTCCCGGTTTCAGGACAATGGCTGGTAAGCCACAATCAGGAGCTGGTAGAAAAACACCACGCTAAAGTATATACTCAGGCCACAGTAGACGCTCCGCCAATGTCTGTTCCACACTTAGATCTTAGAATTATTGATGGGAAAAAAGCGCTTCTTTTCGGACCTTTTGCAGGATTTTCAACGAAGTTTTTAAGAGAAGGAAGCTATCTTGATCTTCCGGAGAGTGTAAATACGAAAAACTTAAAATCACTTTTCGGAGCATGGTGGCATAATATTCCACTGACGAAGTATCTGATCCAGCAGGTTGCGATGACGAAATCTCAGAGAATGCAGCATTTGAGAGAATTTATCAAAGATGCAAAAGAAGAAGACTGGGAATTGAAAGTAGCAGGACAGAGAGTTCAGATCATCAAAAAAGATGAAAAAGAAGGGGGTAAGCTGGAATTCGGAACTGAAGTGGTGGTAAACAAAAGCGGAACAATTGCTTCTCTGCTGGGAGCTTCACCAGGAGCCTCTACAGCTGTATATGCCATGCTGAATGTATTGGAAAAATGTTTCCCGGAAAAACTGCATGGAGAATGGAAAGGAAAATTGCTTGAAATGATACCTTCTTACGGACAAAAACTGGCCGAAAACCCGGAACTGACCCATAAAGTGAGGAATTATACCAAAGAAAAACTAGAATTAGAATATTAA
- a CDS encoding AadS family aminoglycoside 6-adenylyltransferase, translated as MKIREEKLEQIIQWAEKNPDIRAVLLTSSLVNPYAPVDNFSDLDVELVFENRVSYELGNEWISLFGEPISMIEENDSVFDGKHAMKMVLYKDHVKVDFKLYQVSEFIEEINEENLPEDWDVGYKVLLDKDNLTKNLKLPSYQSIMIKKPTEKEFHQLMNDFWWDTTYVAKCLKRGDIFYAKFMSENILRTDYLIPLIEWYIAGNNDWNNITANKHGRLFKKYLSADLWSRVENTFSGSDIEENWKALFVYAALVHELGTSLAEKLHFIYPSKLEDDIRIYLKEVHTMP; from the coding sequence ATGAAAATAAGGGAAGAAAAACTGGAACAGATTATTCAATGGGCTGAAAAAAATCCGGATATCCGTGCTGTTCTCCTGACCAGTTCTCTGGTAAACCCTTACGCTCCCGTAGATAATTTTAGTGACCTTGATGTAGAGCTTGTTTTTGAAAACAGAGTATCTTATGAATTGGGAAATGAATGGATCAGTCTTTTTGGTGAACCCATTTCTATGATTGAAGAAAATGACAGTGTTTTTGATGGAAAACATGCCATGAAAATGGTGTTATACAAAGATCATGTGAAAGTTGATTTTAAACTTTATCAGGTATCGGAATTTATTGAAGAAATCAATGAAGAAAATCTTCCCGAAGATTGGGATGTAGGATATAAAGTTTTACTGGATAAAGATAATTTGACCAAAAATCTAAAACTTCCGAGCTACCAATCAATCATGATTAAGAAACCTACAGAAAAAGAATTTCACCAGCTGATGAATGACTTTTGGTGGGATACAACTTATGTAGCAAAATGCCTGAAACGGGGTGATATTTTTTATGCTAAATTCATGTCCGAAAATATTCTCCGTACAGATTACCTTATCCCTTTGATCGAATGGTACATAGCCGGAAATAATGACTGGAATAATATCACAGCCAATAAACATGGAAGACTTTTCAAAAAATATCTATCAGCTGATCTTTGGAGCAGGGTAGAAAATACATTTTCAGGAAGTGATATTGAGGAAAACTGGAAGGCCCTGTTTGTTTATGCAGCTCTGGTACATGAGCTGGGAACTTCATTGGCAGAAAAACTTCATTTTATTTATCCTTCAAAGTTGGAAGACGATATCCGAATCTATCTTAAGGAAGTACATACAATGCCTTAA
- a CDS encoding GMC family oxidoreductase N-terminal domain-containing protein, which yields MDRKNFIKTSVLAISGFYFLQSELFHAAERKNSQIKKYHDVPIIIIGSGYGGAVSALRLCEAGKKVVLLEMGLNWEKAGIPFSNLLKPGKSSAWLKKKSIAPFMNIFSLTPFTGTLDRLDFDHIKIWLGRGVGGGSLVNGGMAVTPKESYFKEVFPDLDAEKFYSHYFPLVREELKVNVIDEQFLKDCPYYKFTRVGEEEAHKAGFKTMRVPNVYDFKYMEKEFRNEVPRSALNTEVIYGNNHGKNSLDKTYLKKALETGNLEILDLHHVQNIKLNDDKSYTLHVQQTDTAGASVTDKVFTCKKLILSAGTMGTLQLLLKSHAVNDFPVHEKVGKNWGNNGNFMTGRNWVKPLSGGTGAKQSTIPVGGIDNWDDPEHPFFTEIAPLPMGMDVATALYLLINRVEKKGEVTYNKASQSLTLNWDESNTVKMRENAQYFIRKMNKANGGTRSHLLFNNGFGADICYHPLGGCVLGEATNEYGKLKEHENLYVLDGSLIPGTIGVNPFVTITAIAEYCIENLIKQNEFA from the coding sequence ATGGACAGAAAAAACTTCATTAAAACCAGTGTTTTGGCGATATCCGGATTTTATTTTCTTCAATCTGAATTATTTCACGCAGCAGAAAGAAAAAACAGCCAGATAAAGAAATATCATGATGTTCCCATTATTATTATCGGCAGTGGATATGGAGGGGCGGTATCTGCCCTTCGTCTTTGTGAAGCCGGAAAAAAAGTAGTACTGCTGGAAATGGGTCTTAACTGGGAAAAAGCTGGTATTCCGTTTTCCAATCTTCTGAAACCCGGAAAGAGTTCTGCATGGCTGAAAAAGAAAAGCATTGCCCCTTTTATGAATATTTTTTCTCTGACTCCTTTTACCGGAACACTGGATCGTCTTGATTTTGACCACATCAAAATCTGGTTAGGAAGAGGTGTTGGAGGAGGTTCCCTGGTAAACGGCGGAATGGCCGTTACCCCTAAAGAAAGCTATTTCAAAGAAGTTTTTCCTGATCTTGATGCTGAAAAGTTTTACAGTCATTACTTTCCTTTGGTACGGGAAGAGCTTAAGGTAAATGTGATTGATGAGCAGTTTTTAAAAGACTGTCCGTATTACAAATTCACACGTGTAGGTGAAGAAGAGGCTCACAAAGCTGGTTTTAAAACGATGAGAGTTCCTAATGTGTATGATTTTAAATACATGGAAAAGGAATTCCGTAATGAAGTTCCACGCTCTGCCCTTAATACTGAAGTGATTTACGGAAATAATCATGGGAAAAACAGTTTAGACAAAACCTATCTCAAAAAAGCGCTGGAAACCGGAAATTTAGAAATTCTGGATCTTCATCACGTACAAAACATAAAGCTGAATGATGATAAAAGCTATACTTTACATGTTCAACAAACTGATACAGCCGGAGCTTCGGTTACCGACAAAGTTTTCACCTGCAAAAAACTCATTCTTTCTGCAGGAACCATGGGCACTTTACAGCTTCTGTTGAAATCTCATGCAGTAAACGATTTCCCTGTTCATGAAAAGGTTGGAAAAAACTGGGGAAATAATGGAAATTTCATGACCGGAAGAAACTGGGTTAAGCCATTATCCGGCGGAACCGGAGCCAAGCAATCTACTATCCCGGTGGGAGGAATTGATAACTGGGACGATCCTGAACATCCGTTTTTCACAGAAATTGCTCCTTTGCCTATGGGAATGGATGTCGCTACCGCTTTGTATCTGCTGATCAACAGAGTTGAGAAAAAAGGTGAAGTCACATACAATAAAGCCAGCCAGTCTCTTACATTGAATTGGGACGAAAGCAATACTGTTAAAATGAGAGAAAATGCCCAATATTTTATCCGGAAAATGAATAAAGCCAATGGCGGCACCAGAAGTCATTTGCTTTTCAATAATGGTTTTGGGGCAGATATCTGTTATCATCCGCTTGGCGGCTGTGTTCTTGGTGAAGCTACCAATGAATACGGAAAGCTAAAAGAACATGAAAATCTCTATGTTCTGGATGGTTCATTAATTCCGGGAACCATTGGCGTTAATCCATTTGTGACCATTACGGCTATTGCAGAATATTGTATTGAAAATCTGATTAAGCAAAATGAATTTGCTTAG
- a CDS encoding DUF1684 domain-containing protein, which yields MKYILLFLLLPLWFFSQKKISKEEKEVQKFQKELNAEYLNPKETPLRGDNFTNFKGHPFFPFDAKYRVTAKFVKSKDTQPFELPTSSGKTKTYQEYGKATFTLDGKPYTVTLYQSLALIKQEKYKDYLFLPFRDATNEKETYGGGKYMDLKIPKGNTIVLDFNQSYHPFCAYNAYDYNCPVVPEENKLPVEIRAGVMYEDIYHH from the coding sequence ATGAAATATATACTCCTCTTTTTACTCCTTCCACTATGGTTTTTTTCTCAAAAAAAGATATCAAAGGAAGAGAAAGAGGTACAGAAATTTCAAAAAGAATTAAATGCGGAATATCTCAATCCAAAGGAAACTCCATTAAGGGGAGATAATTTTACCAACTTTAAAGGTCACCCTTTCTTTCCTTTTGATGCCAAATACCGGGTAACTGCAAAATTTGTTAAATCAAAAGACACCCAGCCTTTTGAACTTCCTACCTCTTCAGGGAAAACAAAAACCTATCAGGAATACGGAAAAGCGACTTTTACCTTAGATGGCAAGCCCTATACGGTAACATTGTACCAAAGTCTGGCTTTGATTAAGCAGGAAAAATATAAAGACTATCTCTTCCTTCCATTTCGTGATGCTACCAATGAAAAAGAAACCTATGGAGGAGGAAAATATATGGATCTTAAAATCCCGAAAGGAAATACGATTGTACTTGATTTTAATCAATCTTATCATCCTTTCTGTGCTTATAACGCTTATGATTACAATTGCCCTGTTGTTCCAGAAGAAAATAAGCTTCCTGTGGAAATCCGTGCCGGGGTAATGTATGAAGATATCTACCATCACTAA
- a CDS encoding GNAT family N-acetyltransferase, which translates to MIHLEFFKQEDLSGVSYALDENQMRFTATAQQALKSISERDDDNAFPVTIFENDMPVGFFVLDFGKDKLELTDNENSVLVRSLSVNPQMQGKGIGKAAMLEVEHFVRERFNPCDEIVLAVNQKNESAYHIYLQAGYIYDGKTRIGRSGPQYLMYKKL; encoded by the coding sequence ATGATACATTTAGAATTTTTTAAACAGGAAGATCTCTCCGGAGTTAGCTATGCTTTGGATGAAAATCAGATGAGGTTTACAGCAACAGCTCAACAGGCTTTAAAAAGTATCAGTGAGCGGGATGATGATAATGCATTTCCAGTGACGATATTTGAAAATGATATGCCTGTCGGATTTTTTGTACTCGATTTTGGAAAAGATAAATTGGAACTTACCGATAATGAGAACTCAGTTTTAGTACGTTCTCTATCTGTGAACCCTCAGATGCAGGGCAAGGGAATTGGAAAGGCGGCGATGCTGGAAGTTGAACATTTTGTCAGAGAACGCTTCAATCCCTGCGATGAAATTGTATTGGCTGTCAACCAAAAAAATGAATCTGCTTATCATATTTATCTTCAGGCAGGATATATTTATGATGGCAAAACCAGAATCGGAAGAAGCGGACCTCAGTATCTGATGTACAAAAAACTTTAA
- a CDS encoding glucose 1-dehydrogenase, whose amino-acid sequence MEISLKNQVAIVTGASSGIGSGIAKSLASAGATVIVNYPSERSVEDAKAVLKEITDAGGIGMTYQCDVSREDQVIKMFQDVVAEYQTVDILINNAGIQKDSKFTEMTMDQWNAVIGVNLTGQFLCAREAIKEFLRRGIDLSRSVACGKIIHISSVHEIIPWAGHANYASSKGAIRMLMQTLAQEYGADKIRVNSICPGAIQTPINQNAWSTPEALNSLLTLIPYNRIGQPQDIGNLATFLASDLADYITGASIFIDGGMTTFESFSTGG is encoded by the coding sequence ATGGAAATATCACTTAAAAATCAGGTAGCTATAGTTACAGGAGCTTCCAGCGGAATCGGATCCGGAATTGCAAAATCATTAGCGTCAGCAGGAGCAACAGTCATTGTCAATTATCCTTCAGAAAGATCTGTAGAAGATGCTAAAGCTGTTTTAAAAGAAATTACTGATGCAGGAGGAATCGGAATGACCTATCAGTGTGATGTCTCCAGAGAAGATCAGGTCATCAAGATGTTTCAGGATGTAGTGGCTGAATATCAGACCGTAGATATCCTGATTAATAATGCCGGAATTCAAAAAGATTCAAAATTCACCGAAATGACTATGGATCAGTGGAATGCTGTCATAGGAGTGAATCTTACAGGGCAGTTTCTATGTGCCAGAGAAGCCATTAAAGAATTTTTACGACGCGGAATAGATCTCTCACGTTCTGTCGCCTGCGGAAAAATCATTCATATCAGTTCAGTACACGAAATTATTCCATGGGCTGGACATGCTAATTATGCTTCCAGCAAAGGTGCAATAAGAATGCTGATGCAAACCCTTGCTCAGGAATATGGTGCAGACAAAATCCGTGTAAATTCTATTTGTCCGGGAGCTATTCAGACTCCTATCAATCAGAATGCATGGAGTACTCCGGAAGCACTCAATTCTCTTCTTACTCTTATTCCTTATAACAGAATAGGGCAGCCTCAGGATATCGGAAACTTAGCTACATTCCTTGCAAGTGATCTTGCAGACTATATTACAGGAGCCAGTATCTTTATTGATGGCGGAATGACTACGTTTGAGAGTTTTTCTACGGGAGGGTAG
- a CDS encoding MGH1-like glycoside hydrolase domain-containing protein, producing the protein MSEKQRISDVSWKKWGPYVSNREWGLVREDYSENGDAWNYTNHDTAEAKTYRWGEEGICGICDDLQKLVFSVGFWNKKDKMVKERFFGLTNGQGNHGEDVKEYFYYLDSTPTHSYMKMLYKYPQNAFPYEDLVKTNAARGKDEAEYELIDTGIFDQNEYFDIFIEYAKESQNDILVRLTIINKSEKEAPLLILPTLWFRNTWNWGYDDYKPQLHAEDANHIHVSHQDIEIKNVYGKQSLKTLFCNNETNNERLYQSSNESKYCKDGINNFVMTGNSQSVNPQNTGTKASFFIDEDFQAGESKTFEFRLSDQDLREPFKDFDTLFEQRQKDADEFYAEIQKGISSDDEKLVQRQAFAGMLWNKMFYHYNVEKWLKGDPSEMQPPKSREKIRNYGWKHLNNEHIISMPDKWEYPWYATWDLAFHTISFSLIDPDFAKHQLKLFLFEWYMHPNGQLPAYEWDFSDVNPPVHAWAVFRVFKIDEYLKDKPDIEFLESAFQKLLMNFTWWVNKKDLNGNNIFEGGFLGLDNIGVFDRNSVLPNGEQLEQSDGTSWMAMFALNMMRIALELALYNKVYEEMAMKFFEHFLSIAHSLDNMGDENFSLWDEQDEFFYDAIASSDGTHMYLKLRTIVGLIPMFAVEVIDDEMIENLPNFKKRMKWVLDNKPELASLVSRWEVKGQDSKHLLSLLRGHRLKRLLSRMLNPNEFLSDYGVRALSKEYENNPYTLTLNDTDYSVKYTPAESDSGLFGGNSNWRGPVWFPINFLIIDSLQRFFFYYSPDFLVEYPTGSGNYSNLDQIADALNKRLAKIFLKDESGKRPVHGQYERFQTDPDFKDYVLFYEYFHGDNGRGVGASHQTGWTGLIAKILQPRFSKKEIAKSETEIPDDVEKAKEK; encoded by the coding sequence ATGTCGGAAAAACAGAGAATTTCAGATGTTTCATGGAAAAAATGGGGTCCTTATGTCAGTAACCGGGAATGGGGACTTGTTCGTGAAGATTACAGTGAAAACGGAGATGCCTGGAACTATACCAATCATGATACCGCAGAAGCCAAAACTTACCGTTGGGGTGAGGAGGGAATATGCGGAATTTGTGATGATCTTCAAAAGCTGGTATTCTCTGTAGGATTCTGGAATAAGAAAGATAAGATGGTGAAGGAGCGGTTCTTTGGTTTGACCAATGGACAAGGGAATCATGGCGAAGATGTAAAGGAGTATTTCTATTATCTGGATTCTACCCCTACGCATTCTTATATGAAAATGCTGTATAAGTATCCACAGAATGCTTTTCCATACGAAGATCTTGTAAAAACGAATGCTGCCAGAGGTAAAGATGAAGCAGAGTATGAGCTGATTGATACCGGTATTTTTGATCAGAATGAATATTTTGACATCTTTATCGAATACGCAAAAGAAAGCCAGAATGATATTTTGGTCAGGCTAACGATTATCAACAAATCTGAAAAAGAAGCTCCCCTTTTAATATTGCCCACTCTTTGGTTCAGAAATACCTGGAACTGGGGATATGATGATTATAAGCCACAGCTGCATGCTGAAGATGCTAATCATATCCATGTAAGTCATCAGGACATTGAGATTAAAAATGTGTATGGAAAACAATCTTTAAAGACGCTGTTTTGCAACAACGAAACCAATAATGAAAGACTTTACCAATCATCTAATGAGTCAAAATACTGTAAAGACGGTATCAATAATTTTGTGATGACGGGAAATTCTCAGTCTGTGAATCCACAAAATACAGGAACCAAAGCTTCTTTCTTTATTGATGAAGATTTTCAGGCTGGAGAATCGAAAACATTTGAATTCAGACTTTCAGATCAAGATCTGAGAGAGCCCTTTAAAGATTTTGACACTCTTTTTGAACAAAGACAGAAAGATGCAGATGAGTTTTATGCAGAAATTCAGAAAGGAATTTCTTCTGATGATGAAAAACTGGTTCAAAGACAAGCTTTTGCAGGAATGCTCTGGAATAAAATGTTCTACCATTACAATGTAGAAAAATGGCTGAAAGGAGATCCATCCGAAATGCAGCCGCCAAAATCCCGCGAAAAAATAAGAAACTACGGGTGGAAGCATCTTAATAATGAACACATTATTTCCATGCCGGATAAATGGGAATATCCATGGTATGCAACCTGGGATCTGGCATTTCATACCATAAGCTTCTCTCTGATAGATCCGGATTTTGCAAAACATCAGCTGAAACTTTTCCTGTTTGAATGGTATATGCATCCTAACGGTCAGCTTCCCGCTTATGAATGGGATTTTAGCGACGTAAATCCTCCTGTGCATGCCTGGGCAGTTTTCAGAGTATTTAAAATTGATGAATATTTAAAAGATAAACCTGATATTGAATTTCTGGAAAGTGCTTTCCAGAAACTACTGATGAACTTTACCTGGTGGGTGAATAAAAAAGACCTTAACGGTAATAATATCTTTGAAGGGGGCTTTTTAGGTCTCGATAATATTGGGGTTTTTGACCGGAATTCGGTTTTACCTAATGGAGAACAGCTGGAACAGTCTGATGGTACCAGCTGGATGGCCATGTTTGCCCTGAATATGATGAGAATTGCCTTGGAATTAGCTCTTTATAACAAAGTGTATGAAGAAATGGCGATGAAATTTTTTGAACATTTCTTATCAATTGCTCATTCATTAGATAATATGGGCGACGAAAATTTCAGTCTTTGGGATGAGCAGGATGAATTTTTCTATGATGCGATAGCTTCCAGTGACGGAACGCACATGTACCTGAAGTTAAGAACAATTGTAGGCTTAATTCCCATGTTTGCCGTTGAGGTTATTGATGATGAAATGATTGAAAACCTTCCCAATTTCAAAAAAAGAATGAAATGGGTACTGGATAATAAGCCTGAGCTCGCTTCTTTGGTTTCAAGATGGGAAGTGAAAGGTCAGGATTCTAAGCATCTTCTGTCTCTGCTTAGGGGGCACCGATTGAAAAGGCTCTTAAGCAGAATGCTGAATCCAAATGAGTTTCTAAGTGATTATGGAGTAAGAGCCTTATCAAAAGAATATGAAAATAATCCTTATACTTTAACGCTGAATGATACGGATTACAGCGTAAAATATACCCCTGCAGAAAGTGACAGCGGACTTTTTGGCGGAAACAGCAACTGGCGTGGCCCGGTATGGTTTCCTATTAATTTTCTGATCATCGACAGTCTGCAGCGTTTTTTCTTTTATTACAGCCCTGATTTTTTGGTGGAATATCCTACGGGTAGCGGTAATTATTCAAACCTAGATCAGATTGCAGATGCTTTAAACAAAAGGCTTGCGAAGATATTTTTAAAAGATGAAAGCGGAAAAAGACCGGTTCATGGGCAGTACGAAAGATTTCAGACCGATCCGGATTTTAAAGATTATGTACTCTTCTATGAATATTTTCACGGAGATAATGGCCGTGGAGTAGGAGCTTCCCACCAAACGGGATGGACGGGTCTTATTGCCAAAATTTTACAGCCTAGATTTTCCAAAAAAGAAATTGCGAAATCTGAAACTGAAATACCGGATGATGTTGAAAAAGCAAAAGAGAAGTAA
- the recO gene encoding DNA repair protein RecO has product MNSQNGFLLSFIKYGENDAVLHCFTEEEGFQSYFLKGIYSKKNKKKALLQPLNQLNFSINPSRGNGIATVSKFELVKNNDIYTDIKVNTVIFFISDFLSHILKYENKNIPIYSGIDHFINELTKKNYQAHLLFLLAFLKIQGVAPLLSEGRFLDPETGTFSPGICHQLFNEEISTLWKEALCAEDFYATKIHSSLRKDFLDSLLVYYHYHITDFKTPTSLEIIQQIFE; this is encoded by the coding sequence ATGAATTCACAAAACGGTTTTTTACTTTCATTTATCAAATATGGAGAAAACGATGCTGTACTGCATTGTTTTACAGAAGAAGAGGGTTTTCAAAGCTATTTTCTGAAAGGAATCTATTCCAAAAAGAACAAAAAGAAAGCCCTGTTGCAGCCACTAAACCAGCTTAACTTCTCTATAAATCCATCCCGGGGTAATGGTATAGCGACTGTTTCAAAATTTGAATTGGTAAAGAATAATGACATTTATACAGATATAAAAGTCAATACCGTCATTTTCTTTATCTCAGATTTCCTGAGCCATATCCTTAAATATGAGAATAAGAATATTCCCATTTATTCCGGCATTGATCATTTTATCAATGAGTTGACCAAAAAAAATTATCAGGCTCACCTTCTGTTTTTACTGGCTTTTTTAAAAATCCAAGGTGTTGCCCCATTATTGAGTGAAGGTAGATTCTTAGATCCGGAAACAGGAACTTTTTCCCCGGGGATCTGTCATCAGCTTTTCAATGAAGAAATTTCTACACTGTGGAAAGAAGCGCTTTGTGCGGAAGACTTTTATGCGACAAAGATCCACTCTTCCTTAAGAAAAGATTTTCTGGACAGTCTTTTGGTGTACTATCATTATCATATCACAGATTTCAAAACTCCAACTTCTTTAGAAATTATTCAACAGATATTTGAGTAA